One stretch of Corynebacterium callunae DSM 20147 DNA includes these proteins:
- a CDS encoding nucleoside hydrolase: MIPVLLDCDTGIDDALALVYLAALHKLGTIKLVGVSTTAGNVDVAQTALNTQWVLEQCDLKEIPVVAGQAVPLEVPLVTTPETHGQHGLGYITGYITPELHTQIPAASWQELWHEAINTYPDLRLIVTGPATNLATFGPVSRTTLMGGAYLYPGNTTPTAEWNSWVDPHAAKQAFAQATDPIKVCSLGVTEQFTINPTSLNAVIAALGRTPIAQYLPEILRFYFEFHEAQGEGYLAQIHDLLTCMIALEQIPFTARELTIDVEAESELLRGTTIADIRGHWGRPANANLVQTADIAAAHAELLRTLHAATNL, from the coding sequence ATGATCCCTGTTCTGCTTGATTGTGACACCGGCATTGATGATGCCCTCGCGCTGGTTTACCTGGCTGCGCTCCATAAGTTGGGCACTATTAAATTAGTTGGGGTTAGCACCACCGCGGGAAATGTTGATGTCGCACAAACGGCGCTTAATACCCAGTGGGTTTTAGAACAGTGTGATCTCAAGGAAATCCCGGTTGTGGCAGGTCAAGCGGTTCCCCTCGAGGTGCCATTGGTAACCACCCCTGAAACGCACGGGCAGCACGGCTTGGGATATATCACTGGATATATCACTCCAGAACTTCATACGCAGATCCCGGCAGCTTCTTGGCAAGAGCTCTGGCATGAAGCTATCAATACCTATCCTGACCTGCGTTTAATCGTTACCGGGCCAGCCACCAACTTGGCGACCTTTGGCCCCGTCTCGCGCACCACACTGATGGGCGGTGCGTATCTTTATCCGGGAAACACCACTCCCACCGCAGAATGGAATTCTTGGGTGGATCCACATGCTGCAAAACAAGCTTTTGCCCAGGCCACAGACCCTATTAAGGTATGTTCTCTGGGTGTCACGGAGCAGTTCACAATAAATCCAACAAGCCTTAATGCTGTGATTGCAGCACTTGGCAGGACTCCAATCGCACAGTATTTGCCGGAGATTTTGCGTTTTTATTTTGAGTTCCACGAGGCGCAGGGCGAGGGCTATCTGGCGCAGATCCATGATCTGCTCACCTGCATGATCGCTTTGGAGCAAATTCCCTTCACTGCGCGCGAGCTAACCATTGATGTGGAAGCGGAGTCTGAGTTGCTGCGTGGCACCACAATTGCTGATATCCGCGGCCACTGGGGCCGGCCTGCCAACGCCAATCTGGTCCAGACCGCAGATATTGCGGCGGCTCATGCCGAATTGCTGCGCACCTTGCACGCAGCCACCAACCTTTAA
- a CDS encoding DNA-3-methyladenine glycosylase I, with amino-acid sequence MNNDLIIGPDGLSRPIWAASDPLLQDYYDREWGMPIRDKQGLFERISLEAFQSGLSWSIILRKRENFRAAFSHFDPDKVAEFGEEETAKLLNDSGIVRNRRKILATINNAKATKRLREKAGLVDLVWSFQPSSTPRPQTLAEIPTQSAESLALSKSLKKEGFSFVGPTTMFALMEAIGMVDTHLLGSHRRGSSGIWN; translated from the coding sequence GTGAATAACGATCTCATCATCGGCCCTGATGGACTTAGCCGTCCTATCTGGGCTGCTAGTGATCCTCTTTTGCAGGATTACTATGACCGCGAGTGGGGTATGCCCATTAGAGATAAACAGGGCCTTTTTGAAAGAATCAGCCTGGAAGCATTTCAATCGGGTTTGTCTTGGTCCATAATTTTGCGCAAACGTGAGAATTTCCGCGCTGCATTTTCACACTTTGACCCCGATAAAGTAGCTGAGTTTGGCGAAGAAGAAACAGCCAAGCTACTTAATGATTCAGGCATTGTGCGCAACCGTCGGAAGATTCTTGCCACCATTAATAATGCTAAAGCCACAAAGCGCTTGCGCGAAAAAGCCGGACTGGTAGATCTGGTGTGGAGTTTTCAGCCCTCATCCACTCCCCGACCACAAACCCTTGCAGAGATCCCTACCCAATCTGCAGAGTCTTTGGCACTGTCCAAGTCCCTTAAAAAAGAAGGCTTTAGCTTTGTTGGTCCCACCACGATGTTTGCCCTGATGGAGGCTATTGGGATGGTAGATACGCACCTTTTGGGAAGCCACCGACGTGGCAGCTCTGGGATTTGGAATTAA
- a CDS encoding DUF1707 SHOCT-like domain-containing protein produces MGAHFPGDKDIRVSDNERSTALAALGQFYAEGRLAMEETDERCAAVAEATTRGDLNDIFFDLPHNSGGVVGLPEKTYTAAEVAELHRQGARPRAGILGLSTVVAITGTAILAQSTVFAPVLLAIIPIVFILLYVMKVGPAKWYAPTPRQIERRRIAALRKEDKLRNLELKAQRRERSHALKTKALDAAENVISTKPWKQR; encoded by the coding sequence ATGGGTGCACACTTTCCAGGCGATAAAGATATTCGAGTAAGCGATAATGAACGCTCCACTGCATTAGCTGCACTTGGCCAGTTTTATGCCGAGGGCAGACTAGCTATGGAGGAAACCGATGAACGCTGTGCAGCCGTTGCTGAAGCCACAACTCGTGGCGACCTCAATGACATCTTCTTTGATCTCCCCCACAACAGCGGTGGTGTGGTTGGACTACCCGAAAAAACCTATACCGCTGCAGAGGTTGCTGAGCTACACCGCCAAGGTGCCCGACCACGCGCTGGCATTTTGGGATTAAGCACCGTAGTGGCAATTACTGGTACTGCTATCTTGGCGCAATCAACAGTTTTTGCGCCGGTCTTGCTAGCAATTATCCCCATCGTATTTATCCTGCTTTATGTCATGAAGGTAGGACCCGCCAAGTGGTATGCCCCCACTCCCCGCCAAATTGAGCGCCGTCGTATCGCGGCTCTGCGTAAAGAAGATAAACTGCGCAATTTGGAGTTAAAGGCCCAACGTCGCGAGCGCAGCCACGCCCTGAAAACCAAAGCTCTCGATGCTGCGGAAAATGTTATTTCTACAAAGCCCTGGAAGCAGCGCTAG
- a CDS encoding NADPH-dependent F420 reductase has translation MSNALPTIAILGAGKVGSSIARAAVAAGYQVHIAGSGAVEKIALTAEILMPGAQPSTAKDAVDGADIVILAVPLHKYRSIDPTGTEGKIVIDTMNHWVPVNGEMDELTADPRSSTEIIADYFPGARMVKSLNHIGYHELEEDANTGRAIAYATDDEAAGEIVAQLIEHFGFDPINIGALANGRILEPGQPAFGAHLSKDSDLGLAALKS, from the coding sequence ATGTCTAATGCGCTTCCTACCATTGCCATCCTAGGTGCTGGAAAAGTAGGTTCTTCCATTGCTCGTGCTGCCGTAGCTGCTGGTTATCAAGTGCATATTGCAGGTTCCGGAGCTGTGGAAAAAATTGCACTTACCGCAGAAATCCTCATGCCAGGAGCTCAGCCCAGCACTGCAAAAGACGCAGTAGACGGTGCCGATATTGTTATTTTGGCAGTCCCCCTGCACAAATACCGCAGCATTGATCCCACCGGCACGGAGGGAAAGATTGTCATTGACACCATGAATCACTGGGTACCGGTAAATGGTGAAATGGACGAACTCACCGCTGATCCCCGCAGCTCTACCGAAATCATTGCGGATTATTTCCCCGGCGCGCGCATGGTGAAAAGCCTCAACCACATTGGCTATCACGAGCTAGAAGAAGATGCGAACACCGGTCGTGCCATTGCTTATGCCACTGATGATGAGGCTGCTGGCGAAATCGTCGCACAGCTTATTGAGCACTTTGGCTTTGACCCCATCAATATTGGAGCCTTGGCCAATGGTCGTATCCTCGAGCCTGGCCAGCCCGCTTTTGGTGCGCACCTCAGCAAAGACTCCGATCTAGGATTGGCAGCACTCAAAAGCTAG
- a CDS encoding CAT RNA binding domain-containing protein, protein MKILRVLNNNVVLASKDDTEVVLTGWGIGFQKKPGQDVDREKITQVFVPENNRDADHMATLLAEVPLDYLDLSTELIASVSADLDAPVGSATIVALADHLQMAVKRNELEPELSAQPNPLQEEVHHLYPTETKLAAQILERTNQWLAARNVASLPESESVAISLHLVNARFRNEDLAETYVMTGVFSQLFDVIDLAFGITLDRNSVNAARFITHMRYFFVRVKIMRSLMTECQCCAPAWKPHILHQFYVQNVCPKSWNFV, encoded by the coding sequence GTGAAAATCCTCAGAGTACTAAATAATAATGTGGTGCTTGCCAGCAAGGATGACACCGAGGTGGTGCTGACTGGCTGGGGTATCGGCTTCCAAAAGAAGCCCGGCCAAGATGTTGACCGGGAAAAAATCACGCAGGTTTTTGTTCCGGAAAACAACCGCGATGCGGACCATATGGCCACCCTGCTCGCCGAAGTCCCCCTGGACTATTTGGACCTGTCTACCGAGCTTATTGCCTCAGTTTCTGCTGATCTTGACGCTCCAGTAGGCAGTGCCACCATCGTGGCCTTGGCAGACCACCTGCAAATGGCAGTAAAACGCAATGAGTTAGAACCAGAACTCAGCGCGCAGCCTAATCCTTTGCAGGAAGAAGTCCACCATCTATATCCCACGGAAACTAAGCTGGCTGCTCAGATTCTGGAACGCACCAACCAATGGTTGGCTGCCCGTAATGTGGCTAGCCTTCCGGAATCTGAATCCGTAGCGATTTCATTACACCTGGTAAATGCTCGTTTTCGGAATGAAGACCTGGCTGAGACCTATGTGATGACTGGGGTGTTTAGCCAGCTTTTTGATGTAATTGATTTAGCCTTTGGCATTACCTTGGATCGAAACTCGGTTAACGCCGCGCGCTTTATTACCCATATGCGCTACTTCTTTGTGCGGGTAAAAATAATGCGCAGCTTAATGACGGAATGTCAGTGCTGCGCACCAGCCTGGAAGCCTCACATCCTGCATCAATTTTATGTGCAGAACGTTTGTCCCAAGTCTTGGAACTTCGTTTAG
- a CDS encoding PTS sugar transporter subunit IIA, whose protein sequence is MPLNEIDDKVFSSGAMGAGFGIRPANGEIVAPVAGKVIAVQKTGHAYGIRGDNGIEILVHVGIDTVKMGGEGFEILVARGDHVEAGQVLGRVDLAAVEKAGFDNTTAVIVTNSRKLENLQIVKTAGELAAGDVVMRLDS, encoded by the coding sequence GTGCCACTCAACGAGATTGATGACAAGGTATTTTCTTCCGGCGCTATGGGTGCAGGCTTTGGTATCCGCCCAGCAAATGGTGAAATTGTGGCTCCGGTCGCCGGCAAAGTAATTGCAGTGCAAAAAACTGGACATGCTTATGGCATCCGCGGTGATAATGGCATTGAGATCTTGGTGCACGTTGGTATCGACACCGTCAAAATGGGCGGCGAGGGCTTTGAGATTCTGGTTGCTCGCGGTGACCATGTTGAGGCTGGTCAGGTGCTGGGTCGTGTTGACCTGGCAGCTGTGGAAAAAGCTGGTTTTGATAACACCACTGCTGTGATCGTGACCAATTCTCGTAAGCTGGAGAATCTACAAATTGTCAAAACTGCAGGTGAGCTCGCTGCGGGTGATGTGGTGATGCGTCTAGATAGTTAA
- a CDS encoding pyridoxal phosphate-dependent aminotransferase, with protein sequence MTTDKRKTSKTTDTATKAVGADQAARPTRRPRRRIFDQSEKMKDVLYEIRGPVAAEAERMELDGHNILKLNTGNPAIFGFDAPDVIMRDMIANLPLSQGYSTSKGIIPARRAVVTRYEVVPGFPHFDVDDVFLGNGVSELISMTTQALLNDGDEVLIPAPDYPLWTAATSLAGGKPVHYLCDEEDDWNPSIEDIRSKITDKTKAIVVINPNNPTGAVYPRRVLEEIVAIAREHDLLILADEIYDRILYDGAEHISLATLAPDLLCITYNGLSKAYRVAGYRAGWMVITGPKQYARGFIEGLELLAGTRLCPNVPAQHAIQVALGGRQSIYDLTGEHGRLLEQRNVTWEKLNEIPGVSCVKPMGALYAFPKLDPNVYEIHDDTQLMLDLLRAEKILMVQGTGFNWPHPDHFRVVTLPWASQLENAIDRLGNFLSSYKQ encoded by the coding sequence GTGACTACAGACAAGCGCAAAACCTCTAAGACCACCGACACCGCCACCAAGGCTGTGGGCGCGGATCAGGCGGCGCGTCCCACTCGACGGCCTCGCCGTCGCATCTTCGATCAGTCGGAGAAGATGAAGGACGTGTTGTACGAGATCCGTGGCCCGGTGGCCGCGGAGGCGGAACGCATGGAACTTGATGGACATAATATCCTCAAGCTCAACACCGGCAACCCCGCAATCTTCGGCTTTGATGCCCCCGATGTGATCATGCGCGACATGATTGCCAACCTCCCGCTTTCCCAGGGTTATTCCACCTCAAAGGGCATTATTCCAGCCCGGCGCGCAGTGGTAACCCGCTATGAAGTGGTGCCCGGATTCCCCCACTTTGATGTTGATGATGTCTTCTTGGGCAATGGTGTTTCTGAGCTAATCAGCATGACCACGCAGGCTCTCCTCAATGATGGTGATGAAGTGCTAATCCCAGCACCGGACTATCCATTGTGGACCGCAGCAACTTCCCTTGCTGGTGGCAAGCCTGTGCACTACCTCTGTGATGAGGAAGATGATTGGAATCCTTCTATCGAGGACATCCGATCCAAGATCACCGACAAGACCAAGGCCATTGTGGTGATCAACCCCAATAACCCAACTGGTGCGGTATATCCGCGCCGGGTTTTGGAGGAGATCGTAGCTATCGCCCGCGAGCATGATCTATTGATCCTGGCTGATGAGATCTATGACCGCATTCTCTACGATGGTGCCGAGCACATCAGCCTGGCAACTCTCGCCCCTGACCTGCTCTGCATCACCTATAACGGCCTCTCCAAGGCTTATCGTGTGGCCGGTTACCGTGCTGGCTGGATGGTCATTACCGGACCTAAGCAATATGCTCGTGGCTTCATCGAGGGCTTGGAGCTCTTGGCCGGTACTCGCCTCTGCCCCAATGTGCCTGCGCAGCATGCGATTCAGGTGGCTTTGGGTGGACGCCAGTCCATCTATGACCTCACCGGCGAGCATGGCCGCCTCCTGGAGCAGCGCAATGTGACCTGGGAAAAGCTCAATGAGATTCCAGGTGTCAGCTGCGTTAAGCCAATGGGTGCGCTTTATGCCTTCCCCAAGCTGGATCCCAATGTCTATGAAATTCACGATGACACCCAGTTGATGCTTGATCTGCTGCGCGCTGAGAAGATTCTCATGGTGCAGGGCACCGGTTTTAACTGGCCACATCCAGACCACTTCCGCGTGGTCACCTTGCCATGGGCTTCCCAATTGGAAAACGCTATCGACCGTCTTGGTAACTTCCTATCAAGTTACAAGCAGTAG
- a CDS encoding YibE/F family protein: MAKHAVSESTTQRSPWRIGLLTFLISSVIATAVGLFVLWPDADEVVISEDFAQTFSGNYEQVDGTITLVDGAACNSPDTGRAFSDSPSVPLDTGTVDCIRALVDITSGDSAGMKTQLVTYGQPGEPVFEVGDKIRLVQTPAVDGSTMFTFADYQRGTSLMVWGLILIVAMGAFAAWRGVRALFGLVLTLGIVAAFLLPGLASGHDAMWLALTCGAAILIIVVPIVHGLNWKSAAALAGTLVALVLSAVLSWLSINSTNLRGLGDENHLKIINYLPEVSISGLLLASFIIGTLGVLNDVTISQASTINELAEIDEDATPWRLFTGAMTVGRDHISSMIYTLVLGYTGAALPLLLLLSLAERPLLQTLTSDVMAGELLRSGVGALTLTLAVPITTLIAAWTVPGDEPHPPSDGKPRLVHRH; this comes from the coding sequence GTGGCAAAACACGCAGTATCCGAGTCAACAACTCAACGCTCACCGTGGCGTATTGGGTTGTTGACCTTTTTAATTTCTTCCGTCATTGCCACCGCCGTCGGCCTTTTTGTGCTGTGGCCCGATGCCGATGAAGTAGTTATTTCCGAAGACTTTGCTCAAACATTCTCGGGTAACTATGAGCAGGTAGACGGCACAATTACGCTTGTCGACGGCGCGGCGTGCAATTCCCCCGACACCGGCAGGGCGTTTAGCGATAGCCCTAGTGTGCCGCTCGATACCGGCACCGTGGACTGTATCCGCGCACTGGTTGACATCACCTCAGGTGATAGCGCCGGTATGAAAACCCAATTGGTCACCTATGGCCAACCTGGTGAACCGGTATTTGAAGTTGGCGATAAGATCCGCCTGGTCCAAACCCCTGCGGTAGATGGCTCCACCATGTTTACCTTCGCTGATTATCAGCGCGGAACTTCGCTTATGGTGTGGGGGCTCATTCTCATCGTGGCCATGGGAGCCTTTGCTGCCTGGCGCGGTGTGCGTGCGCTCTTTGGACTGGTGCTCACTTTGGGAATTGTTGCTGCTTTCCTACTCCCAGGCCTAGCCAGCGGACATGATGCCATGTGGTTGGCACTAACCTGTGGCGCTGCCATTTTGATTATTGTGGTGCCGATTGTGCACGGACTTAATTGGAAATCTGCAGCAGCACTAGCTGGCACTTTGGTGGCGCTGGTGCTCTCCGCGGTGTTGTCCTGGCTCAGTATTAACAGCACTAATCTGCGTGGCCTGGGCGATGAAAACCACCTAAAGATCATTAATTATCTGCCCGAGGTCTCTATCTCTGGGCTACTTTTGGCATCTTTTATTATCGGCACCCTGGGCGTGCTTAACGATGTCACAATCTCGCAAGCCTCCACCATTAATGAGTTGGCAGAAATTGATGAAGACGCCACCCCATGGCGACTTTTCACCGGCGCCATGACAGTTGGCCGCGATCATATTTCTTCTATGATTTACACCCTGGTGCTGGGTTATACCGGCGCTGCGCTGCCACTGCTCCTGTTGCTCTCGCTGGCTGAGCGCCCACTTTTACAGACGCTTACCAGCGATGTTATGGCCGGTGAGCTACTGCGTTCCGGCGTCGGCGCGCTTACCTTGACCTTGGCAGTCCCGATTACCACGCTGATTGCAGCGTGGACCGTGCCCGGCGATGAACCCCACCCGCCGAGCGATGGCAAGCCCCGCCTAGTTCACCGCCATTAA
- a CDS encoding UDP-glucose dehydrogenase family protein, whose translation MRMTVIGTGYLGATHAACMAELGHEVLGVDVDEAKIASLKDGKVPFFEPGLPEVLERNIANGRLGFSTEYADAASFAQVHFLGVGTPQQKGSFAADLTYVRQVIENLVPLLEGKHIIFGKSTVPVGTAAQLQELADSLAKPGTEVEIAWNPEFLREGYAVKDTITPDRIVVGVRAGSQAAEVAREVYATAIAADTPFLVTDLATAELVKVSANAFLATKISFINAVAEICEQTGADVVSLADAIGYDDRIGRKFLGAGLGFGGGCLPKDIRAFMARAGELGADQALTFLREVDSINMRRRDRVVQLSKEICGGSLLGKRVTVLGAAFKPNSDDVRDSPALSVAGSLSLQGAAVSVYDPQAMDNARRVFPTLGYAANTQEALADAHLVVLATEWQEFRDLDPVAAAGIVDKPVIIDGRNVLDVAKWQGAGWEVHALGRNL comes from the coding sequence ATGCGGATGACAGTGATTGGCACGGGATACCTGGGCGCAACCCATGCTGCATGCATGGCTGAGCTGGGCCATGAGGTACTCGGCGTTGATGTTGATGAGGCAAAGATTGCTTCACTTAAAGATGGCAAAGTGCCGTTCTTTGAGCCAGGTTTGCCAGAGGTATTGGAACGCAATATCGCCAATGGTCGTCTCGGCTTTTCCACGGAATATGCCGATGCTGCGAGCTTTGCGCAGGTGCACTTTTTAGGTGTGGGCACCCCGCAGCAAAAGGGTTCTTTTGCAGCAGACCTCACTTATGTACGTCAGGTAATTGAAAATCTGGTGCCTTTGCTTGAGGGCAAACACATCATCTTTGGTAAATCCACTGTCCCCGTAGGTACTGCCGCGCAGTTGCAGGAACTGGCAGATTCCCTGGCCAAGCCGGGTACCGAGGTAGAAATCGCGTGGAACCCTGAGTTTTTGCGCGAGGGATATGCAGTTAAGGACACCATCACCCCTGATCGCATTGTGGTCGGTGTGCGTGCTGGCTCCCAGGCTGCAGAGGTAGCACGGGAAGTTTATGCCACTGCAATTGCTGCGGATACGCCATTTTTGGTCACCGATCTTGCCACCGCGGAATTGGTCAAGGTATCTGCCAATGCTTTCTTGGCCACCAAAATTTCCTTTATTAACGCTGTTGCGGAGATCTGCGAGCAAACCGGTGCAGACGTCGTCAGCCTGGCTGATGCCATCGGTTATGATGACCGCATTGGCCGCAAGTTTTTGGGCGCTGGCCTGGGCTTTGGTGGCGGATGTCTGCCAAAGGATATCCGTGCATTTATGGCGCGTGCCGGCGAGCTCGGCGCAGATCAGGCGCTGACCTTCCTGCGCGAGGTTGACTCCATCAATATGCGTCGCCGTGATCGCGTGGTGCAATTGTCAAAGGAGATCTGTGGCGGATCGCTGTTGGGCAAGCGCGTGACGGTGCTGGGTGCTGCATTTAAGCCTAATTCTGATGATGTGCGCGATTCCCCAGCGCTCTCAGTAGCTGGCTCTTTGTCCCTGCAGGGTGCTGCGGTTTCAGTTTATGATCCTCAGGCCATGGACAATGCGCGCCGGGTATTCCCAACGTTGGGCTACGCCGCAAATACCCAAGAGGCGCTTGCCGACGCCCACCTGGTCGTTTTGGCAACGGAGTGGCAGGAGTTCCGCGATCTCGATCCGGTAGCCGCGGCGGGAATCGTCGACAAGCCCGTTATTATTGACGGCCGCAACGTTCTTGACGTTGCCAAGTGGCAGGGCGCGGGCTGGGAAGTCCACGCGCTGGGCCGCAACCTTTAA
- the dcd gene encoding dCTP deaminase translates to MLLSDRDIRNSIDSGDLGIEPFDPELIQPSSIDVRMDRYFRVFNNSKYTHIDPKQNQDELTSLVEVAEGDPFVLHPGEFVLASTLEKFTLPAHLAGRLEGKSSLGRLGLLTHSTAGFIDPGFSGYITLELSNVANLPITLWPGMKVGQLALFQMSSPAETPYGSGKLGSKYQGQRGPTASKAYLNFINE, encoded by the coding sequence GTGCTGCTATCAGATCGAGACATTCGCAATTCAATTGACTCCGGCGACCTTGGGATTGAGCCTTTTGATCCTGAACTAATCCAGCCGTCGAGCATCGATGTTCGCATGGACCGTTATTTCCGAGTTTTTAACAACTCCAAATACACCCACATCGATCCCAAACAGAACCAAGATGAGCTCACTAGCCTGGTGGAAGTAGCCGAAGGCGATCCCTTTGTGCTGCACCCAGGTGAGTTTGTGCTGGCCTCCACCTTGGAAAAGTTCACCCTGCCCGCTCACTTGGCAGGCCGCTTGGAAGGTAAATCCTCCCTCGGACGCTTGGGTCTTTTGACTCACTCCACCGCTGGATTTATTGATCCCGGCTTCAGCGGATACATCACCCTGGAGCTTTCAAATGTGGCAAATCTGCCTATCACCCTGTGGCCGGGCATGAAGGTTGGCCAGCTGGCGCTCTTCCAGATGAGCTCACCTGCTGAGACCCCTTATGGATCTGGAAAACTTGGCTCTAAGTACCAAGGCCAGCGCGGACCTACTGCATCTAAGGCATATCTGAACTTCATCAATGAGTAA